One genomic segment of Candidatus Polarisedimenticolaceae bacterium includes these proteins:
- a CDS encoding thioredoxin domain-containing protein, producing the protein MKTPPYRWIVASLFAVALGATLALTADAPAVQPKPAAAAAPAAAPAAAAAAAAQTGPFPPEKMDSLDFGGLNDGQKKSATDILNDNGCDCGCGMKVAECRVKDAKCGRSKALGQQVIDLVKQGKSKDEIVKNVLTPPTKFVQFDMPPGDAPAIGPAKAPVTVVHYFDYQCPFCLRVVPTLEQIVQTYPKEVRLVYKMHPLSMHPNAMPAAEAAMAAAAQGKFFEMNKKLFQNQQQLNRDTFIQYAKEIGLDVDKFTKDIDGKVYEAKITAQGNEADGIGANGTPATFINGRYVNGAKPFGSFKEVIDEEIGWAKSGKRPDFKTGKNVAETQVKQPGSQGPDPNKVYDLAAGNSPSRGPSNAKVTILHFFDYQCPFCVRVAPTIEQLAKDYPNDVRVVYKMHPLPMHPNAMIAAEAAMAANAQGKFLPMAEKLYVDAAQPGLSRDKVIEIAKAINLDVDKFTKDLDTHAYQSMIAADTKQAMDVGATGTPSTFVNGRFLSGAQPIESFKKVIDEEIAKAKK; encoded by the coding sequence ATGAAGACTCCCCCGTATCGTTGGATCGTCGCTTCCCTCTTCGCGGTCGCGCTCGGCGCGACCCTCGCGCTCACCGCCGACGCGCCCGCCGTGCAGCCCAAGCCGGCCGCGGCCGCGGCACCGGCGGCCGCCCCCGCGGCGGCGGCAGCGGCCGCCGCGCAGACGGGCCCGTTCCCGCCCGAGAAGATGGACAGCCTCGACTTCGGCGGCCTGAACGACGGCCAGAAGAAGTCGGCGACGGACATCCTGAACGACAACGGCTGCGATTGCGGCTGCGGGATGAAGGTCGCCGAGTGCCGCGTCAAGGACGCGAAGTGCGGGCGCAGCAAGGCGCTCGGCCAGCAGGTCATCGATCTCGTCAAACAGGGCAAGAGCAAGGACGAGATCGTCAAGAACGTGCTGACGCCTCCGACGAAGTTCGTCCAGTTCGACATGCCGCCCGGCGACGCGCCCGCGATCGGCCCCGCGAAGGCGCCGGTCACGGTCGTCCACTACTTCGACTACCAGTGCCCGTTCTGCCTCCGCGTCGTGCCGACGCTCGAGCAGATCGTCCAGACGTACCCGAAAGAGGTCCGCCTCGTCTACAAGATGCACCCCCTCTCGATGCATCCGAACGCGATGCCCGCCGCCGAGGCCGCCATGGCCGCCGCGGCGCAGGGCAAGTTCTTCGAGATGAACAAGAAGCTCTTCCAGAATCAGCAGCAGCTCAATCGCGACACGTTCATCCAGTATGCGAAGGAGATCGGCCTCGACGTCGACAAGTTCACCAAGGACATCGACGGCAAGGTCTACGAGGCCAAGATCACCGCGCAGGGGAACGAGGCCGACGGCATCGGCGCGAACGGCACGCCGGCGACGTTCATCAACGGCCGGTACGTCAACGGCGCGAAGCCGTTCGGCTCCTTCAAGGAAGTCATCGACGAGGAGATCGGCTGGGCGAAGAGCGGCAAGCGTCCCGACTTCAAGACCGGGAAGAACGTCGCGGAGACGCAGGTCAAGCAGCCGGGCTCGCAGGGCCCCGATCCCAACAAGGTCTACGACCTCGCGGCCGGCAACAGCCCGTCGCGTGGGCCCTCGAACGCGAAGGTCACCATCCTGCACTTCTTCGACTACCAGTGCCCGTTCTGCGTGCGCGTCGCGCCGACGATCGAGCAGCTCGCGAAGGATTACCCGAACGACGTCCGCGTCGTCTACAAGATGCATCCCCTTCCGATGCACCCGAACGCGATGATCGCGGCGGAGGCCGCGATGGCGGCCAACGCCCAGGGCAAGTTCCTCCCGATGGCGGAGAAGCTTTACGTCGACGCCGCCCAGCCCGGGCTCTCGCGCGACAAGGTCATCGAGATCGCGAAGGCGATCAACCTCGACGTCGACAAGTTCACGAAGGACCTCGATACCCACGCGTACCAGTCGATGATCGCCGCCGACACGAAGCAGGCGATGGACGTGGGCGCGACGGGAACGCCTTCGACCTTCGTCAACGGGCGGTTCCTGTCGGGCGCGCAGCCCATCGAGTCGTTCAAGAAGGTGATCGACGAGGAGATCGCGAAGGCGAAGAAGTAG
- a CDS encoding GGDEF domain-containing protein: protein MAEEPKSMVRIASFLAAGLLPCLGALIVSPTRGIAVAAAGASIMAIGFVVWTQRLASELGQLRQRDSALRNDVSALEEKVQAQTRELRDVRTNDEVTGTLNRGSFLRRLDETIARDGRLGKPVTFLLVDVQGFRAINNEQGRLGGDAALKALAAAIQGATRGTDVVGRFGGDEFGIVLGECEDPRPAVNRLFLALQAQNAVTGATQIHVGVGAVTVENPAGGVETAELFRLAEGALASVRGHAGSLCARRTLKNDVSSAATA from the coding sequence ATGGCGGAAGAGCCCAAGTCGATGGTGCGGATCGCGTCGTTTCTCGCCGCGGGCCTCTTGCCATGCCTGGGCGCGCTCATCGTCTCGCCGACCCGGGGGATCGCCGTCGCCGCGGCGGGGGCGTCGATCATGGCGATCGGCTTTGTGGTCTGGACGCAGCGCCTCGCCTCCGAGCTGGGCCAGCTCCGCCAGCGCGACAGCGCGCTCCGCAACGACGTCTCCGCCCTCGAGGAGAAGGTGCAGGCCCAAACGCGCGAGCTGCGCGACGTGCGCACCAACGACGAGGTCACCGGCACGCTGAATCGCGGCTCGTTCCTCCGCCGTCTCGACGAGACGATCGCTCGCGACGGACGGCTCGGCAAGCCGGTCACCTTCCTGCTCGTCGACGTGCAGGGGTTCCGCGCGATCAACAACGAGCAGGGCCGTCTCGGCGGCGACGCCGCGCTCAAGGCGCTCGCGGCGGCGATCCAGGGCGCGACGCGGGGCACCGACGTCGTCGGGCGCTTCGGCGGCGACGAGTTCGGCATCGTGCTCGGCGAGTGCGAGGACCCGCGCCCGGCCGTCAATCGCCTCTTCCTCGCCCTCCAGGCGCAGAACGCCGTCACGGGCGCGACCCAGATCCACGTCGGGGTCGGGGCGGTGACGGTCGAGAACCCGGCCGGCGGCGTCGAGACGGCCGAGCTGTTCCGCCTTGCCGAAGGGGCGCTCGCCTCCGTGCGCGGGCACGCGGGCAGCCTCTGCGCCCGGCGGACGCTCAAGAACGACGTCTCGTCCGCCGCGACCGCCTGA
- a CDS encoding carboxypeptidase-like regulatory domain-containing protein has translation MSAGSAVPRTLSILFIWSWLVAGGAADAVAPATPATPTTPAHPAGQIRGAISYGRHFPSVGAVVLMRPEKASSPLYAATTGATGAFGFDGVPDGTYRAEVRREGYVTQVKTGIIVRAPFRAVVEVVLAPGAASIAPADAADGDAGLAGHVRISGGAPIAEVHARLVRPDAEDDPKLALTDASGGFVFPGLKAGRWRIELQGAGLLPLRADLDLSGDVVLEAALAQQPANYQPPAEDLIVPEEAVPPKN, from the coding sequence ATGAGCGCCGGTTCCGCGGTTCCCAGAACGCTGAGCATCCTTTTCATCTGGTCGTGGCTCGTAGCGGGCGGGGCAGCCGATGCGGTCGCTCCGGCCACACCGGCGACCCCGACCACCCCGGCGCACCCGGCGGGCCAGATCCGCGGGGCCATCTCGTACGGCCGCCACTTCCCCTCGGTCGGCGCCGTCGTGCTCATGCGGCCCGAGAAAGCCTCGTCGCCGCTCTACGCCGCGACGACCGGCGCCACCGGCGCCTTCGGATTCGACGGCGTGCCCGACGGCACTTACCGCGCCGAGGTGCGTCGCGAGGGCTACGTCACCCAGGTGAAGACCGGCATCATCGTGCGCGCTCCATTCCGCGCCGTCGTCGAGGTCGTTCTCGCTCCGGGCGCCGCCTCGATCGCCCCGGCCGACGCCGCCGACGGCGACGCCGGCCTGGCAGGCCACGTGCGCATCTCCGGCGGCGCGCCGATCGCCGAGGTCCACGCGCGCCTCGTCCGCCCCGACGCCGAAGACGACCCGAAGCTCGCGCTCACCGACGCGAGCGGCGGCTTCGTCTTCCCCGGGCTCAAGGCCGGACGATGGCGCATCGAGCTTCAGGGCGCGGGACTGCTCCCGCTGCGCGCGGACCTCGATCTGTCGGGGGACGTCGTGCTGGAAGCGGCGCTCGCACAGCAACCGGCGAACTATCAACCTCCTGCGGAGGATCTGATCGTTCCGGAAGAAGCGGTACCGCCGAAGAACTAG
- a CDS encoding glycosyltransferase family 2 protein, translated as MMHGKRVVVVMPAYNAARTLARTHEEVLEHEFVDHVIVVDDASRDDTVDRARQLPRTTVLVHDVNLGYGANQKTCYRAALEEGADVVVMVHPDYQYTPKLLPALVGPIAFGVHDVMLGSRILGGRARSGGMPRYKYLANRVLTLGENILFGAKLSEYHTGYRAYAREVLEALPLEANSNDFVFDNQVLAEILWRGFRIGEVSCPTKYFPEASSINFARSVRYGFGCVGTAAAYRLAAWGLTRDARFPRP; from the coding sequence ATGATGCACGGAAAGCGGGTCGTCGTCGTGATGCCGGCCTACAACGCCGCGCGGACGCTCGCGCGCACGCACGAGGAGGTGCTCGAGCACGAGTTCGTCGACCACGTCATCGTCGTCGACGACGCCAGCCGCGACGACACCGTCGATCGGGCGCGCCAGCTCCCGCGGACGACGGTGCTCGTCCACGACGTCAACCTCGGCTACGGCGCCAACCAGAAGACCTGCTACCGCGCGGCGCTCGAGGAGGGGGCCGACGTCGTCGTCATGGTGCACCCGGACTACCAGTACACCCCGAAGCTCCTGCCGGCGCTCGTCGGACCGATCGCCTTCGGCGTCCACGACGTCATGCTCGGCTCGCGCATCCTCGGCGGCCGCGCGCGGAGCGGCGGCATGCCGCGCTACAAGTACCTGGCGAACCGTGTCCTCACGCTCGGGGAGAACATCCTCTTCGGCGCGAAGCTCTCCGAGTACCACACCGGCTACCGGGCCTACGCGCGCGAGGTGCTCGAGGCGCTCCCGCTCGAGGCGAACTCGAACGACTTCGTCTTCGACAACCAGGTGCTCGCCGAGATCTTGTGGAGAGGCTTCCGGATCGGCGAGGTGAGCTGCCCGACGAAGTACTTCCCCGAAGCTTCGTCGATCAACTTCGCTCGCAGCGTGCGCTACGGTTTCGGCTGTGTGGGAACCGCCGCGGCTTACCGGCTCGCCGCTTGGGGCCTCACGCGCGACGCCCGGTTCCCGCGCCCTTAA
- a CDS encoding DEAD/DEAH box helicase yields MPSVFESVRKASSPQVWSRGIELVRANAVAGERRDGDEVVVRVATKGGMIARNVTLFLDDGQWECTCGAAVCEHAAAAAIAWKRAADEGHDLETAKDRMGTVAYRFTRETGGLGLERGIVVAGTFHPFEATLAALSSGRVPAPAFTARQEDLAAELALGTHRRGAIPRASVAKVLRALQGSAAVTLDDEPATTAATPVGPRIVVEDQGEGFRVALTDDPEVDEIFANGIARCGRTLRPAVEAKLTGREMHELGGGRHFGPSSWNELVTELLPSLRGRIPIDLKTERLPGTERIAPRIAIDVRRDGATLHVLATLVYGDPPQARVDGGRLVHLQGPVPLRDEGAEAREVRRLGGRLGLTPGIPSDFTGAAAVAFTAKLSHWPGEVRGAGREHFTLAPPLVPRVTIRDDGGVDVLFAGDAPAGGRRGTASAASVLAAFRAGESLVALDAGGYAPLPVDWLSRFGPRIADLLAARDESGTVPRALLGDVARLAADLDQPVPAALRGLEALVSGFEELPEPSLPADLAATLRPYQKRGVSWLTFLRRAELGALLADDMGLGKTLQALCATYGRTLVVAPTSVVHNWSDEIARFRPGLVARVYHGAKRELDDAADVTITSYALLRRDEQDLAQKPWDTLILDEAQAIKNPESQVAQAAFRLPARWRVTLSGTPVENRLDELWSQMHFLNRGLLGGRRDFQERYARPIETAVEGSAARLRERIRPFVLRRLKEDVAPELPPRTDAILYCALAPEEREVYDAVRAATKNEVVAKLREGGSVLAALEALLRLRQAACHTALVPGQTAHSSAKVERLRESLETVVAERHKALVFSQWTGLLDLIEPHLRAASVAFTRLDGSTADRAGVVARFQAEDGPPVMLISLKAGGTGLNLTAADHVFLMDPWWNPAVEDQAADRAHRIGQDRPVLVYRLVAEDTVEERMLALQESKRAVADAALGEAAAAASLTRDDLLALLE; encoded by the coding sequence GTGCCCTCCGTCTTCGAGTCGGTCAGGAAGGCGAGCTCTCCGCAGGTCTGGTCGCGGGGGATCGAGCTCGTGCGCGCGAACGCCGTGGCCGGCGAGCGGAGAGACGGCGACGAGGTCGTCGTCCGCGTGGCGACGAAGGGTGGGATGATCGCCCGCAACGTCACCCTCTTCCTCGACGACGGGCAGTGGGAATGCACCTGCGGGGCCGCGGTCTGCGAGCACGCCGCCGCCGCCGCGATCGCCTGGAAGCGCGCGGCCGACGAAGGTCACGATCTCGAGACGGCGAAGGACCGCATGGGGACGGTCGCCTACCGCTTCACACGCGAGACCGGCGGGCTCGGCCTCGAGCGCGGGATCGTCGTAGCGGGGACGTTCCACCCGTTCGAGGCGACTCTCGCCGCGCTCTCGTCCGGGCGGGTCCCGGCGCCGGCGTTCACCGCGCGCCAGGAAGATCTGGCGGCGGAGCTGGCGCTCGGCACCCACCGCCGCGGCGCGATTCCGCGGGCGTCGGTCGCCAAGGTTCTCCGCGCGCTCCAGGGGTCGGCCGCGGTGACCCTGGATGACGAGCCGGCGACGACCGCCGCGACCCCGGTGGGGCCGCGGATCGTGGTCGAGGACCAGGGCGAGGGCTTCCGGGTCGCGCTCACCGACGACCCGGAGGTCGACGAGATCTTCGCGAACGGCATCGCGCGCTGCGGGCGCACCCTGAGGCCCGCGGTCGAGGCGAAGCTCACCGGTCGGGAGATGCACGAACTCGGGGGCGGCCGGCACTTCGGCCCGTCGTCGTGGAACGAGCTGGTCACCGAGCTGCTCCCGTCGCTGCGCGGGAGGATCCCGATCGACCTCAAGACGGAGCGGCTGCCCGGCACCGAGCGGATCGCGCCCCGGATCGCGATCGACGTGCGGCGCGACGGCGCGACGCTCCACGTTCTCGCGACCCTCGTCTACGGCGATCCGCCACAGGCGCGGGTCGACGGCGGCCGCCTCGTTCACCTCCAGGGCCCCGTCCCGCTCCGCGACGAGGGGGCGGAGGCACGCGAGGTGCGGCGCCTCGGCGGCCGGTTGGGGCTCACTCCCGGGATCCCGTCGGATTTCACGGGCGCCGCCGCCGTCGCATTCACGGCGAAGCTGTCTCACTGGCCGGGCGAGGTCCGTGGCGCAGGCCGGGAGCACTTCACGCTCGCGCCGCCGCTCGTGCCCCGCGTGACGATCCGGGACGACGGCGGCGTCGACGTTCTCTTCGCCGGCGACGCTCCGGCAGGAGGGCGGCGCGGCACCGCGAGCGCCGCGTCGGTCCTCGCGGCCTTCCGCGCGGGGGAGTCGCTCGTGGCGCTCGACGCCGGCGGCTATGCGCCGCTCCCCGTCGACTGGCTGTCGCGCTTCGGACCGAGGATCGCCGATCTTCTCGCCGCGCGCGACGAGTCGGGAACGGTTCCGCGCGCGCTCCTCGGCGACGTCGCGCGCCTCGCGGCCGACCTCGATCAGCCGGTTCCCGCGGCCCTTCGCGGTCTCGAGGCGCTCGTTTCGGGATTCGAGGAGCTGCCGGAGCCGTCGCTTCCGGCCGATCTCGCTGCGACCCTTCGTCCGTACCAGAAGCGCGGCGTGTCGTGGCTCACGTTCCTGAGGCGCGCGGAGCTGGGCGCGCTCCTCGCCGACGACATGGGGCTCGGGAAGACGCTCCAAGCGCTGTGCGCGACCTACGGGCGGACCCTGGTCGTGGCGCCGACGAGCGTCGTCCACAACTGGTCGGACGAGATCGCGCGGTTCCGGCCGGGGCTCGTCGCGCGGGTGTACCACGGGGCGAAACGCGAGCTCGACGACGCGGCCGACGTCACGATCACGAGCTACGCGCTCCTCCGTCGCGACGAGCAAGATCTCGCGCAGAAACCGTGGGACACGCTCATCCTCGACGAGGCGCAGGCGATCAAGAACCCCGAGAGCCAGGTCGCGCAGGCCGCGTTCCGCCTGCCGGCGCGGTGGCGCGTCACCCTCTCGGGAACGCCGGTCGAGAACCGTCTCGACGAGCTGTGGAGCCAGATGCACTTCCTGAACCGCGGCCTCCTCGGCGGCCGCCGCGATTTCCAGGAGCGGTACGCGCGGCCGATCGAGACCGCGGTCGAAGGATCGGCGGCGCGATTGCGGGAGCGGATCCGGCCGTTCGTCCTCCGCCGACTCAAGGAGGACGTCGCCCCCGAGCTGCCGCCGCGGACCGACGCGATCCTCTACTGCGCGCTCGCTCCCGAGGAGCGCGAGGTGTACGACGCGGTGCGCGCGGCGACGAAGAACGAGGTCGTCGCCAAGCTGCGCGAGGGCGGGAGCGTGCTCGCGGCGCTCGAGGCGCTCCTCAGGCTCCGCCAGGCGGCGTGCCACACCGCGCTCGTCCCCGGGCAGACGGCGCACAGCTCGGCGAAGGTCGAGCGCCTGCGGGAGAGCCTCGAGACCGTCGTCGCCGAGAGGCACAAGGCGCTCGTCTTCTCCCAGTGGACGGGGCTCCTCGACCTCATCGAGCCGCATCTTCGCGCCGCGTCGGTCGCCTTCACGCGCCTCGACGGATCGACCGCCGACCGGGCGGGAGTCGTGGCGCGCTTCCAGGCGGAGGACGGGCCACCGGTCATGCTGATCTCCCTCAAGGCCGGCGGCACCGGGCTCAACCTGACTGCCGCCGATCACGTCTTCCTCATGGACCCTTGGTGGAATCCGGCGGTCGAGGACCAGGCCGCCGATCGCGCGCACCGCATCGGCCAGGACCGGCCGGTGCTCGTCTATCGTCTCGTCGCCGAGGACACGGTCGAGGAACGGATGCTCGCGCTGCAGGAGTCGAAGCGCGCCGTCGCCGATGCTGCGCTTGGCGAGGCCGCGGCGGCGGCGTCGCTCACCCGCGACGATCTCTTGGCTCTCTTGGAGTAG
- a CDS encoding thioredoxin domain-containing protein → MFQPKVAACALGAVLAAGIAAAQSSEPPKPISSNAADSPVRTVSGQVVARTDASLPPALGPDPARVVVVVFSDFQCPVCKRSADATQQIAEEFPGDVRVEFWQHALTTHTMAMPAAIASLAAQRQGQFWAYHDLLFRNQNALDQASLERYAEQAGLDVSRFREDCADPALRERVTAESAVAEKLGAVGTPALMINGKLHVGWGSWLSFRGDVERELGEARRVEGDGTPSADVARERAKTLITEPDKLDLYLDRVLAGKPLVASAAAPAPASAPEAAAPESSKKHKKDKKKKSHKSDADTDASAAAATP, encoded by the coding sequence ATGTTTCAACCGAAGGTCGCGGCGTGCGCGCTCGGCGCCGTGCTGGCCGCCGGCATCGCTGCCGCGCAGTCGAGCGAGCCGCCGAAGCCGATCTCGTCGAACGCGGCCGACAGCCCGGTGCGCACGGTCAGCGGTCAGGTCGTCGCGCGTACGGACGCTTCCCTGCCCCCGGCGCTCGGCCCCGACCCGGCTCGCGTCGTGGTGGTCGTCTTCAGCGATTTCCAGTGCCCCGTGTGCAAGCGGTCCGCGGACGCGACGCAGCAGATCGCCGAAGAGTTCCCGGGCGACGTGCGCGTCGAGTTCTGGCAGCACGCGCTCACGACGCACACGATGGCGATGCCCGCGGCGATCGCCTCGCTCGCGGCGCAGCGCCAGGGCCAGTTCTGGGCGTATCACGATCTGCTCTTCCGGAATCAAAACGCGCTCGATCAGGCGAGCCTCGAGCGCTACGCGGAGCAGGCGGGCCTCGACGTGTCGCGCTTCCGCGAGGACTGCGCCGACCCGGCGCTGCGCGAGCGCGTGACCGCCGAGAGCGCCGTCGCCGAGAAGCTCGGCGCGGTCGGAACGCCGGCGCTCATGATCAACGGCAAGCTCCACGTCGGCTGGGGAAGCTGGCTCTCGTTCCGCGGCGACGTCGAGCGCGAGCTCGGCGAAGCGCGCCGCGTCGAGGGCGACGGCACGCCGTCGGCCGACGTCGCCCGTGAGCGCGCGAAGACGCTCATCACCGAGCCCGACAAGCTCGACCTGTACCTCGATCGCGTGCTCGCCGGCAAGCCGCTCGTCGCCAGCGCGGCCGCGCCGGCACCCGCGTCCGCCCCCGAAGCGGCGGCGCCTGAATCGTCGAAGAAGCACAAGAAGGACAAGAAGAAGAAATCCCACAAATCGGACGCGGACACCGACGCCTCGGCGGCCGCGGCCACGCCCTAG
- a CDS encoding outer membrane beta-barrel protein: MRHSIMPTLLVAGGLVLTVPLALADDDTTTTTDNTAEHHEKANNALRIGAAWVVPNGDTTIHQNQVDQAHITADNATGFFIDWEGRIMPWLGIDVEGLYAKPKFHAFPVTGIETVESTKTYTGSVGINFHVFSRARVDLYLGPYLAYTFFGNVFNDAFGYGGLLGLDIGLTKKGLILTGSVRYTHTDADFKDVNGATYPYDPLVYQLGLGWRF; the protein is encoded by the coding sequence ATGCGTCACTCCATCATGCCCACGCTGCTCGTCGCGGGGGGACTCGTCCTGACGGTCCCCCTCGCGCTCGCGGACGACGATACGACGACCACGACGGACAACACCGCGGAGCATCACGAGAAGGCGAACAACGCCCTCCGCATCGGCGCCGCCTGGGTCGTCCCGAACGGTGACACGACGATCCACCAGAACCAGGTCGACCAGGCCCACATCACGGCGGACAACGCCACGGGCTTCTTCATCGACTGGGAAGGCCGGATCATGCCGTGGCTCGGGATCGACGTCGAAGGGCTCTACGCGAAGCCCAAGTTCCACGCCTTCCCGGTCACGGGCATCGAGACGGTCGAGTCGACCAAGACGTACACGGGAAGCGTCGGGATCAATTTCCACGTCTTCTCGCGCGCACGGGTCGATCTCTACCTCGGCCCCTACCTCGCCTACACCTTCTTCGGGAACGTTTTCAATGACGCCTTCGGTTACGGGGGGCTCCTCGGCCTCGACATCGGGCTCACCAAGAAGGGCCTGATCCTCACCGGATCGGTGCGCTACACGCACACCGATGCCGACTTCAAGGACGTCAACGGGGCGACCTATCCCTACGACCCGCTGGTCTATCAGTTGGGACTCGGCTGGAGGTTCTAG
- a CDS encoding MGMT family protein, with protein sequence MRLHGDVEGKAQRSFARVWALCRRIPKGRVMTYGQISTLVAGRLSPRAVGWAMHGCPEGVPWHRVVNAQGGLSTERMPDVPPGLQRALLTAEGVRFKRNGTLDLDRYRFTPPARRRTPRRLT encoded by the coding sequence ATGAGATTGCACGGCGACGTCGAGGGCAAGGCGCAGAGGAGCTTCGCGCGCGTGTGGGCGCTGTGCCGGCGGATCCCCAAGGGACGCGTCATGACGTACGGCCAGATCTCGACGCTCGTCGCCGGCCGCCTCTCGCCGCGGGCGGTCGGGTGGGCGATGCACGGCTGTCCGGAGGGGGTGCCCTGGCACCGCGTGGTCAACGCCCAGGGCGGCCTCTCCACCGAGCGCATGCCCGACGTCCCGCCGGGGCTCCAGCGGGCGCTCCTGACGGCCGAAGGGGTGCGTTTCAAGCGGAACGGGACCCTGGACCTCGATCGTTACCGCTTCACGCCGCCCGCGCGGAGGCGCACGCCGCGGCGCCTCACTTGA
- a CDS encoding ABATE domain-containing protein: MSAEGHTVVDPADTKADGYAFHLDGDNVALDFANTVSRRKAVGETRDNLDRYGRLVSWAEAARLMTAHEGASHRKRASEQPRAAVTALRRAAAVREAIFSIFSAIAREKAIPVEALSTLDEALPSAFASPRIVRDGETFTVRFASDENDLAAAVIAPVVRGALDLLTSEAKVRVRECNSTTCAWLFLDRSKNGSRRWCDMKICGNRAKARRHYAKGKATPEG; encoded by the coding sequence ATGAGCGCCGAGGGACACACTGTGGTCGATCCTGCCGACACGAAGGCCGACGGCTACGCGTTCCATCTGGACGGCGACAACGTCGCCCTCGACTTCGCCAACACCGTGAGCAGGCGGAAGGCCGTGGGCGAGACCCGGGACAACCTCGACCGCTACGGCCGTCTCGTCTCGTGGGCCGAGGCGGCGCGATTGATGACCGCGCATGAAGGCGCGAGCCATCGCAAGCGGGCGAGCGAGCAGCCACGCGCGGCCGTGACGGCGCTTCGCAGGGCGGCCGCGGTCCGTGAAGCGATCTTCTCGATCTTTTCGGCGATCGCTCGCGAGAAGGCGATACCCGTGGAAGCGCTCTCGACCCTCGACGAGGCCCTCCCGTCGGCCTTCGCGTCGCCGCGAATCGTGCGGGACGGGGAAACCTTTACCGTGCGGTTCGCGAGCGACGAGAACGACCTCGCCGCCGCAGTCATCGCGCCGGTGGTCCGAGGCGCGCTTGACCTCCTGACTTCCGAAGCCAAGGTTCGGGTCCGCGAATGCAACTCAACGACCTGCGCATGGCTCTTCCTCGACCGGAGCAAGAACGGGTCGCGCCGCTGGTGCGACATGAAGATCTGCGGCAACCGCGCGAAGGCGCGGCGCCACTACGCGAAAGGGAAAGCGACGCCCGAAGGGTGA
- a CDS encoding VWA domain-containing protein produces the protein MKRILAALLLIASAAFAQDAAQRKGFSIHITSPPENDFVVGKTKIHAEVKADDPGDIDRVEFLVKDKVIFVDREPPYECVYDFGEESKAWVIRAVAYHREGFSVSDVVVTRKIMVESFEEVNRVILWVTVTDKSDRLVGELDKSSFKVFEDGTQQTIQEFTLEDRPITMAIVLDSSGSMRDSMPEVHEAAAQFVGTLRAQDRALVIDFDDKVFLLQDLTSDQVALKESVTSTEALGSTALYDAIHAAFRKLAGIEGRKAIVLLTDGDDTSSQFGYARVLEEAKAQNVLIYAIGLGDAKKSVLKEFSDMTGGRPFFVGKAKDLNEVYQKIAEELRRQYYISYSTNNKTWDGRFIKVEVKATNPDWSVRARRGYFAVKGSPPPGTLLEPGKKKK, from the coding sequence ATGAAGAGGATCCTCGCCGCTTTGCTCCTGATCGCCTCCGCCGCGTTTGCGCAGGACGCGGCGCAGCGCAAAGGGTTCTCGATCCACATCACCTCGCCGCCGGAGAACGACTTCGTCGTCGGCAAGACGAAGATCCACGCCGAAGTCAAGGCCGACGATCCCGGGGACATCGACCGCGTCGAGTTCCTCGTCAAGGACAAGGTCATCTTCGTCGACCGCGAGCCGCCGTACGAGTGCGTCTACGACTTCGGTGAGGAGAGCAAGGCCTGGGTCATCCGCGCCGTCGCCTACCACCGCGAAGGGTTCTCGGTCTCGGACGTCGTCGTGACCCGCAAGATCATGGTCGAGTCGTTCGAGGAGGTGAACCGCGTCATCCTCTGGGTCACGGTCACCGACAAGTCGGACCGCCTCGTCGGCGAGCTGGACAAGTCGAGCTTCAAGGTCTTCGAAGACGGCACGCAGCAGACGATCCAGGAGTTCACCCTCGAGGACCGGCCGATCACGATGGCGATCGTCCTCGACAGCTCCGGGTCGATGCGCGATTCGATGCCGGAGGTCCACGAGGCGGCGGCGCAGTTCGTCGGAACGCTGCGCGCGCAGGACCGCGCGCTCGTCATCGATTTCGACGACAAGGTCTTCCTGCTCCAGGACCTGACGTCCGACCAGGTCGCGCTCAAGGAGTCGGTGACGTCGACCGAAGCGCTCGGCTCGACCGCGCTCTACGACGCGATCCACGCGGCGTTCCGCAAGCTCGCCGGCATCGAAGGACGGAAGGCGATCGTCCTCTTGACCGACGGCGACGACACCTCGAGCCAGTTCGGCTACGCGCGTGTCCTCGAGGAGGCGAAGGCGCAAAACGTCCTGATTTACGCGATCGGCCTCGGCGACGCGAAGAAGAGCGTCCTCAAGGAATTCTCCGACATGACCGGCGGGCGTCCGTTCTTCGTCGGCAAGGCGAAGGATCTCAACGAGGTCTACCAGAAAATCGCCGAGGAGCTGCGGCGCCAGTACTACATCTCGTACTCGACGAACAACAAGACCTGGGACGGCCGCTTCATCAAGGTCGAGGTCAAGGCGACGAATCCGGATTGGTCGGTGCGCGCGCGGCGCGGTTACTTCGCCGTGAAGGGGTCGCCGCCGCCGGGAACGCTGCTCGAGCCGGGCAAGAAAAAGAAGTAG